The following DNA comes from Picosynechococcus sp. PCC 7003.
CCCGTACCGCCATCAAAAATGAGATGTTGATCTCCCACGCGCATTTCCACACAGGGAGTGTTGCCGCCATAGCGGACGGTTTCTCGCCCAGGACAAGGAATACTGCCACGCACCCCCCAAAACTTGATCTTAAATTCGGTCTGGGCCTTGGACATGGCTGGTCAATGTTAGCTGGATTTGTGCAGGAATGGTGTCTTACTTACTTGAAATGGTTGGCTTTAGCGGTGATAAGGCTGGCCTAATATTTCGATTTGGCTTGGATTTTTATGATCGAACAAGTAAGACCATGAAAACAACTACCGTTAGACTAACAAACCCCACCCTAGATTTAGGGGGTCGGTATCACTTACGTGGAGTGATTTGGATCACCGAATTAACGACCTAGGTGATGCAGTTGATTAATGACTTCGGTACAGGTTTGGGTTACTTGGTTCAGGGCTTCTTTTTTGACAGCAGAGGGCGGGGCGATCGCCTCACCAATGCGTACAGTTAACGGTACCGACTGGGGCATTTTCTTCCCCTTGACTAAAATTTTCTCAGTGCCCCAGAGACTAATCGGCAAAAGAGGCACCTGGGCTTTCGCCGCAATGAGGGCGGCACCGGGTTTGGGATCGGTGATCGTACCGTCTGGCGTCCGAGTTCCCTGGAGAAAAATTCCCACGCCCCAACCTTGCTCAAGGGCTTTGATCGCCGCGCGGATGGCTCCCCGATCCCCGGCGCCTCGCTTCACTGGGTAAGCGCCATAGAGGGCGATCGCCTGCTTGAGAATTGGCACCTGAAATAATTCTTCCTTCGCCATAAAAGCCACCGGACGGCAGAGGCAATTGGACAAAATAGGCGGATCAAAATTGCTGGCATGGTTACTCACTGCGATAAATGGCCCCTCCTTGGGTACATGCTCTACCCCATACACCCGGCCCCGAAAATACGTCCGAAATACCGGGTTCACACAGCCCCACTTGAAAGCACGGTAGAGAATCAAACTACTCAAAGGTTCCCTGGCACGGGAAGATTCCAACTCAGGCATGGTGTAAAAAATTGGCAAAATGACGGGTTTGATCAGTCGATATTACCGCGATCGCCGGATCGATACCTAGACATTGGGGATGAATTCAGACAATTCCCTTCCTAACGACCCATGGTGATGGAGTTCCCGATGATTTGTAAGGTTTCGCCCATTCGCTTTCGTCTTGGTCCAAGGTATTGTTTTGTAACTTAAAGAACTTAATTTTTTCTTAAGATTCTTTTGGGTCTCTAGAAACCTTTTTAAAAGTAAGGTTTTATATCAAAAATTGTTACTTAAATTACAAAAGAAAAATTTGGAAAATATCCAGCTAAAACGCGAATAGATAAACAAATATCAAACTTTCAAGAAGAACTATTTTGCTTAGCTTATGTCTTTGTAGTGGACGTTACAACCACTGGGGATCAATCGGTGTTAGCTTATCATCGAGAGATATAAAAGACTATTTAAATACTTACCCAGGAATACCATGGCTCAAATTCTTGATCCCGTCCCAAATGACGATAACAAAGCTCTACTTTGCTGCTATGTAAATGCAACCAGTCAGATCCAAGTTGCTCGTATTACAAATGTCGAAGATTGGTATTTTGAGCGGGTTGTTTTTCCCGGGCAACGGCTAATGTTTGAAGCCCTGCCCCAGGCGATCTTAGAAATTCATACGGGTATGATGGCGAGTGCTATTTTGTCGGACACGATCCCCTGCCATCGTCTAGCGATGCAAGAAACTGGCCCGGAAACAGATGAACCAGAGCCGGCCCCAGTTAATCGAGATATTCCTGCGGTGAGACCGGTGGCGATCGCCCCCTAAGTTTTTCCTTGATTTTTGCCACGAACCATCCTTCGGGGTGGTTTTATTTTGTCTACCTCGATGCGTCCATCGTTAAACCCCAAAGCCAAAATGTAAGATAGAATACCGCTCCTAACCCTATTTGACCTTGACCGCCCATGACTAAGACCCTACCTCCCGTAACTGTAATTGGTGGTGGCCTCGCTGGCACAGAAGCCGCCTGGCAAATTGCCCAAGCCGGGGTTCCGGTCACCCTCTATGAGATGCGCCCCGTCCAAAAAAGTCCGGCCCACCATACCGCCGACCTTGCTGAGTTGGTTTGCAGCAATTCCTTTGGGGCGGCCTCCAGCGATCGCGCCGCTGGATTGCTCCACGAAGAACTCCGTCGCCTCCAATCCGTGATCATCGGTACTGCCGATCAACACCGGGTTCCTGCAGGGGGAGCCTTAGCCGTTGACCGGGCCGTTTTTAGTCAAGATCTCACCCAAAAACTCGCCGAACATCCCCTAGTCACCTTTCGCCGCGAACCCCTAGATCAAATACCCAGTGAAGGGATCACCGTCTTGGCAACCGGCCCCCTGACCACCGCTGCCCTGGCCACAGAACTGCAGCAATTCACGGGCTTAGAGTACATGAGCTTTTTTGATGCCGCGAGTCCAATCATTATTGGCGAAAGCATCAACCAAGACATTGCCTTTCTCGCTTCTCGCTACGACAAAGGAGAAGCCGCTTACCTGAATTGCCCGATGGATCAAGCCCAGTACCAAGCTTTTCGGAACGCCCTTTGTGAAGCAGAACAAGCAGAACTGAAAGATTTTGAATTAGAAACCGCGAAATTTTTTGAGGGCTGTCTCCCCATCGAAGAATTAGCTCGCCGGGGTGAAGATACCATGCGTTTTGGGCCTCTAAAACCTGTAGGTCTTTTCGATGCCCGTCTCGGTGATTTTCGCGCCCCCGAAAACAAAAACAAACGCCCCTATGCAGTCGTACAACTGCGCCAGGAAGATAAACAGGGTCAACTCTGGAACATGGTCGGCTTTCAAACTAATCTCCGTTGGGGTGAACAAAAACGGGTATTCCGCATGATTCCTGGGTTAGAAAATGCGGAATTTGTCCGCATGGGCGTGATGCACCGCAATACATTTCTAAATTCCCCTGAGCTGCTCGAAGCAACGCTGCAATTTAAAAAACGCCCGACCCTCCTCGCCGCTGGCCAATTAATTGGCACCGAAGGTTATACGGCAGCAGCAGCGGGGGGATGGCTCGCCGGCACCAATGCTGCCCGTTTAGCCAAAGAATTAACGCCTTTGACCTTACCGGAAACCACCATGATGGGAGCCTTGTTCGCCTTTATCCATAGCGCTTCTCCCAAGCATTTCCAACCCATGCCCCCCAACTTCGGCATTATTCCGCCCCTGGTGGAGC
Coding sequences within:
- the trmFO gene encoding FADH(2)-oxidizing methylenetetrahydrofolate--tRNA-(uracil(54)-C(5))-methyltransferase TrmFO translates to MTKTLPPVTVIGGGLAGTEAAWQIAQAGVPVTLYEMRPVQKSPAHHTADLAELVCSNSFGAASSDRAAGLLHEELRRLQSVIIGTADQHRVPAGGALAVDRAVFSQDLTQKLAEHPLVTFRREPLDQIPSEGITVLATGPLTTAALATELQQFTGLEYMSFFDAASPIIIGESINQDIAFLASRYDKGEAAYLNCPMDQAQYQAFRNALCEAEQAELKDFELETAKFFEGCLPIEELARRGEDTMRFGPLKPVGLFDARLGDFRAPENKNKRPYAVVQLRQEDKQGQLWNMVGFQTNLRWGEQKRVFRMIPGLENAEFVRMGVMHRNTFLNSPELLEATLQFKKRPTLLAAGQLIGTEGYTAAAAGGWLAGTNAARLAKELTPLTLPETTMMGALFAFIHSASPKHFQPMPPNFGIIPPLVERVRSKKERYGVYRDRSLTDLEQWQENYRRSAALV
- a CDS encoding DUF1830 domain-containing protein, encoding MAQILDPVPNDDNKALLCCYVNATSQIQVARITNVEDWYFERVVFPGQRLMFEALPQAILEIHTGMMASAILSDTIPCHRLAMQETGPETDEPEPAPVNRDIPAVRPVAIAP
- a CDS encoding 1-acyl-sn-glycerol-3-phosphate acyltransferase, which produces MPELESSRAREPLSSLILYRAFKWGCVNPVFRTYFRGRVYGVEHVPKEGPFIAVSNHASNFDPPILSNCLCRPVAFMAKEELFQVPILKQAIALYGAYPVKRGAGDRGAIRAAIKALEQGWGVGIFLQGTRTPDGTITDPKPGAALIAAKAQVPLLPISLWGTEKILVKGKKMPQSVPLTVRIGEAIAPPSAVKKEALNQVTQTCTEVINQLHHLGR